GGGGTGGTTGGCCCTTCTTCGTGAGGGGATGGCGGTCGGTCGTCTCCTGGAATCTCAACATGTTCACCCTGATCGGCCTGGGAGTGTCGGTCGCCTGGCTCTACAGCGTGGTGGCCCTGCTGTTCCCGGCCATGTTCCCGCTCACCATGCGTTCGCCGGAGGGTACCGTGCCGGTGTATTTCGAGGCGGCCGCGGTGATCACCGCCCTGGTGCTGCTGGGGCAGGTGCTGGAACTGCGGGCGCGTTCGCGGACCAACAGTGCCATCCGCATGCTGCTGGAACTGGCCCCCAATACCGCGAGACGGGTCTATCCTGACGGTCGGGAAGAAGACGTGGCGCTCGAGCAGGTTCAGGTTGGTGACCGCCTGCGTGTGCGTCCCGGTGAGAAGGTCCCCGTCGACGGAGAAGTCATCGAGGGCAACAGTGTCGTCGACGAATCCATGGTCACGGGCGAACCGGTTCCTGTGGCCAAGGAGCCTGGCGATGCGTTGATCGGGGCCACCATCAATGGCAATGGTTCGTTGCTCATGCAGGCCCGCAAGGTCGGGGCTGATACCCTGCTTTCGCAGATCGTGCGCATGGTGAGCGAGGCGCAACGGTCACGCGCGCCGATACAGAAACTGGCCGATCAGGTATCCGCCTGGTTCGTACCGGCCGTGGTACTGGTCGCGGTTGCCACCTTTCTGACCTGGTGGGGGCTTGGTCCCGAACCCCGACTGGCCCATGCCGTGGTGAATGCGGTGGCAGTGCTGATCATCGCCTGCCCCTGCGCACTGGGCCTGGCCACGCCCATGTCCATCATGGTGGGCACCGGCAAGGGGGCGTTGCTGGGTGTGCTGTTCAAGGATGCCGAGGGTCTGGAAGTGATGCGCCAGGTCGATACGCTGGTGGTGGACAAGACGGGGACGCTCACGGAGGGCCATCCGGAACTGGTCACGGTACATACCGTGGACGGCCACGAGGCCGATCGCCTCGTGAACCTCGCGGCCGGGCTCGAGATGGCCAGCGAGCATCCCCTGGCCGCGGCCATCGTGCGTGGCGCCCGGCAACGCGGCCTGACGCCGGTCGCGCCCGACGGTTTCCAGGCGCATACTGGCAAGGGCGTGACCGGGGAAGTCGATGGGGTGAAGGTCGCGCTGGGCAATGCGCGTCTGATGCAGGAGCTGGGCATCGACATCGCTCCCGTGGCAGCAGAGGCCGAGCGCCTGCGGGGCGAGGGGCAGACGGTGATGCTGCTGGCGGTCGATGGCCATATCGCCGCACTGCTCGGCGTGGCCGATCCCATCAAGTCCTCGACGCCGGAAGCAATAGCGGACCTGCATGCCGAGGGCGTGGAGATCGTCATGCTCACCGGTGACAGCCGGGCCACCGCCGAGGCCGTGGCGCGCCGCCTGGGGATCGACCGGATCGAGGCGGAGGTGTTGCCCGAGCACAAGGCCGAGGCGGTACGCCGCCTGCAGGCACAGGGACGCATCGTGGCAATGGCGGGCGACGGTATCAACGATGCCCCGGCACTGGCCCAGGCGCATGTGGGAATCGCCATGGGGGCCGGTACCGACATCGCCATGGAAAGTGCCGGGGTGACGCTGGTCAAGGGCGATCTGCGGGGCATCGTGCGCGCGCGTCGGCTCAGCCGGGCGGTGATGCGCAACATCCGCCAGAACCTGTTCTTCGCCTTCGTCTACAACGCGGCGGGAGTGCCCGTGGCCGCCGGTGTGCTGTACCCGGTGTTCGGTCTGCTGCTTTCACCCATCGTGGCGGCAACCGCCATGAGCTTCAGTTCGGTATCGGTGATCGCCAATGCCCTGCGGCTGAGGCGTCTGAAACTTTGAAAGAAGGGAGAGAACGATGTTTGAGCACATGTCGGCATGGGGTTGGGGTTGGCTCGGCCTGGGAGCGATTCACATGGTGTTGTTCTGGGGTGTGATCATCCTGCTGGTGGTGGTGCTGGTAAAGGTGCTGTCCGGCCTGGGAAACGACAGGGGGGGCGGTGGTGATGCGGAAGACGACCCCCTGAAGATACTCGAGCAGCGATTCGCCCGTGGCGAGATCGATGAGGAGGAGTTCGAGCGTCGGCGCCGCCGCCTGCGGGGTGGTTGATCGTCCGTGTCCCGGTTTACGGGTTGACCGGGGAGGAGCCAGGCGCGTGATCGGCGCGGGTTGCTCGGGCATCGCGGAGTTCACGGTCGGCTTGTGCGGTCGAGCCCGTATTTCTTGATCGTCCGGTCAAGGGCGGGGCGCGAGATGCCCAGGATTTCGCAGGCCTTGCCACGATGCCAGCGAACATGATGCAGGACCGAGGTCACATGTTCGCGCTCGACGGTTTCGAGGCTGACCAGGCGAACCTGGCCAGGGTCTTCCTCCTTGTCAGCGGGTGGGGCCTCGGCAAGCAGGATCAACTCGGGGGTAATGGTGTCGCCGCGTGCCAGTACGGCGGCACGGGTGAGGATGTTTTCCAGTTCGCGGATGTTGCCGGGCCAGTCGTAATCACGCAGCTTGCGCAGTGCCGGTTCGGCGATGTGGCGAATGCGCGTGTGCTGACGGGCGTTGATCCTTGCCAGCAGGTGCTCGATCAGCAGAGGCATGTCTTCCTTGCGTTCACGAAGCGGTGGCAGGTGGATATGTACCACGTTCAGGCGGTAGAAGAGGTCTTCGCGGAAGCTGCCCTCGCGGATCAATGCTTCGAGGTCACGGTTGGTGGCGGCGATGATGCGGGCGCCGGAGTGGAGGGTCTGCGTGCCGCCCACACGCTCGAAGGTGCCATCCTGCAATACACGCAGCAGCTTGGCCTGCAATGCCAGTGGCATTTCACCCAGTTCATCCAGGAACAGGGTACCGTCGGCAGCCAGCTCGAAGCGTCCCTCCTTGCGGGCCGTGGCACCGGTGAAGCTGCCCTTCTCATGGCCAAAAAGTTCGCTTTCGAGTACGCCCTCTGCCAGCGCAGAGCAGTTGACCGCGAGAAAGATCCCCGGGCGTCCGGAATGGTAGTGGATGGCCTTGGCAACGATTTCCTTGCCGGTTCCGCTTTCGCCGGTGATCAGTACCGGTGCCTGGCGCGAGGCCACCGCTCCGATGGTCTTGCAGACATCGAGAATGGCCGGGCTCTTGCCGACGATCTGGTCGATGTCGGCGTGCAGTTCTTCGCTCACGATGGCCACCTGCCGGCTCAGCCGATACTGGCGGAGCGCGTTCTCCAGGGTGGTATCGAGTTCGACCTTCTCGATGGGCTTGCGGATGAAATCGAAGGCGCCTCGACGCATGGCCTCGATGGCCAGATTGTTGTCGCTCACGCCGGTGATCATGATCACGGGGGGCAGATTCGCGCGCCGCCAGGTGTTCGAGCAGGCTCAGGCCGTGACCATCGGGCAGCTGTTGATCGAGCAGTATCAGGTCGGGATCCTGTTCGGCAATCGCCTCGTTCGCCTTCGCGAGGGTATCGGCGAGACGGGGACAGTGCCCGGCATCTTCCAGGTGCATCGAGAGAATTTCGCCGAACACGGGGTCGTCTTCGATGATCAGGATATCGGCCATGGCGGTTCTCCGGCGACGGCAATTGCTTGTGCGTGGTGTCCAGGCGGCAGGCAGCCGGGTTACAGTGGGGCCGCACCTGCTGGACGGATGACTATTAACCCGGCGCCCATCTATGCCATCCTCAGGACGTCAGACAGAAGTCAGAACGCGGCGCGCTCATCAGGCAATGGTGACTCCATTGGCAAGAAGCGCAACAATGTGCTGGCTTCTGTCTGACGTCCCGATCTTTTTGAAATTCAACCCGTTCGGCCACCACGAGCGTGCCCGTGGACGTCGTTGCCGCACCTCGACAGGGAATGACCCTGCCTTCGGCGCGGCGCCTCGCCACGGTCGCGCTCGTGGTGGCTGAGGGTGACATAGATGGGTGCCAGGTTAATACATGATGAAGATCCGATGGACGCCTGCCAAGGTTTCACTGCTCAGCCTGTTGCTGATGGGGGTCGTGGTGCTGGGGATCGGTATTCCTGGCCTGCAATTCACCATCGATTACCTGTATGCGCAGATGGAGCGCCACGCGGTCGAACACAATCGCGAGGTGGCCTCGCATGTTGAGTCGCTGCTTGCTCCTCGGGTGGCGGTGGAGGAGACCGAGCGTTTGCGCCTGTTGCAGAGGGTGATGGCGATCTATGGCGCTTTCGGTTATCGGCTGTTTCTGCTCGACGAACAGGGCCGTCTCCTGGCAGACAGCCATTCACCGATGGTCGGGCCACGACCGGTTGCCTCGACATGGCTGAGAACCCTGCGGGAGGGAGCGGCCCCCGGTGTCGCCCGCGCCGAGGACGAACAGGGGCACCCCTTGCTGATCTGGTTCGAGTCGCTGCGCTCCGAGCGTTATCCAGGCCAGCGTTTCCTGCTTGGCGTGGCCAGCGACCAGCAGCGATTTCTCCAGTTCATGCAGGAAGTGCACCGCAACCTCGATGTGCTCCTGGTTCTCACCTACCTCGCGATCGGTGGGGTCGGCCTGTTTGCGCTGCGCTTCATTGGCCGGGCCTACGAGCGCAGGCTCGAGGCGGAAGTGGACGAGCGCTCGCGGGCACTTCGCCAGGCGCATCGCGAGATGCTCGAGCAGACGAGGTTGGCCACCATAGGACAGACCGCTGCGGTGCTGGCGCACGAGATGCGTAATCCGCTCTCCTCTATCAAGCTCGCGCTCTCGGGAATGCAAGACCAGTCGCCGCTACCGGAACGTGCAAAGCGGCGTATCGACCTGGTGGTAGGCGAGGTGGACCGGCTCGATCAGTTGCTCACCCAGACGCTGGACTATGCACGGCCCTTGCAGTTTGGTGATCGACCGGTGGCGATTGACGATGTTATTGATCGCGTTATCGAACAGCAGCGCCCGCTACTGGAGCAGGCCGAACTTCGCCTGGTCCGCAAGCACTGCCCCGATTGCCGACTCGAGCGAGTCGATGAGAACAAGCTGTACCAGGCACTGCTCAACGGGGTGCGCAATGCACTGGAGGCGAGTCCCCGGGGGGGATGTATCGAAGTGTCACTCGAGATGGTGTCGGAGAACGAACTGTTGCTGCGGATTTGCAACGAGGGTGAAACGCTGGAGAGACAGGTAGTGGAACGTGCCTTCGAGCCCTTCTTCACCACCAAGCCCCGGGGGTCGGGCCTGGGGTTGGGGCTGGTGCGGCGGATCGTCGAGGAACACGGTGGCACCGTCTGCCTGGAGGCGAGACCGGGTGGTGGCGCCTGTCTGAAGATGGCTCTGCCACGCGAGGTACCCGCCAAGGAGAGTCGTGTCGATGATCCCGATGGAAGTCCAAAAAGCGGGAGCAGGCCGGGCAGCGATTGATCCCTCCCGAAACACGGAGACCCGGGCGAGTGTTCGAATCTGCTACGGGAAAAACGAACCGGTCACGCGCCATGAGGACACAAAAAGACACCGGCTCGAGGGCCGGTGAAAGGGGCCGAAGTCGGCAGGGGATGGGCCGTCTCGGCCCCGAATCTTCCCGGTGTGCCGGTCCGGGAAGGACGGAGGATCAGCTGTGGGAATGCGGTACGAAGTTTTTGATGGTGTCGTCTCCGTGGTCGTGCATGGGCATGTTCTGTGCGTACGGATGATTGTCGGGCTTCACCGGCAGGTCGTGCCCGTGGCGCACGAATTCCTTTACCGTGTCGTCTCCGTGATCGTGGTTCGGGCCCAGGCTGGTGCTGCGAGATCCCGGCGCGTGATCGGCCAGGGGGCTGCCGTAATACTCGTTGTTGTCGAGTACCTGGTCGAGGGCCATGGCGCCAGCAGAGGACAGGGTGAGCAGGGTGGCAATGACGAGTTTCTTCATGACGAGTCTCCGTGTGGGTTTCAGGTGTTTCAAGCTTCGGGAAGCGGAATGTCTCCGGCTTCACCCGGTATACAGCAGGACTCGTGCCATGTTGGATAAACCATTTCTCGTCAATGGGTTGCGTAGGATTTTCCGGGCGTCCCCCGTGCGGGGCGGGGAGCACGTTTCAACATCTCGTGCCGAAATTCCACGAAACGTGCAAACCGAATCTGTCGATATCAGGTGAGTGGGTAGAGCTGCGGCAGCAACCAGGAGAACACCGCCCACATGATCAGCGTCAGCGGGACGCCCACGCGCAGGAAGTCGCCGAAGCGGTAGCCGCCGGCGCTCATCACCAGCAGGTTGGTCTTGTAGGCGATGGGGGTGGCGTAGCTCATGTTGGCGCCGAACAGCACGCTGAGCACGAAGGGTTCCTCGGGCAGGCCGAGCTGGCGTGCGATGCCGATGGCGATGGGGGTGCCGATCAGGGCCGCGGCGTTGTTCGACACGATGTTGGTGAAGATCGCCATCAGCAGCATCAGGCCGGAGAGCAGGGCCGCCGGCGGGGTGCCACGCGTGCCCTCGACGAACAGGCCGGCCAGCCAGTCGGCCGCCCCGGTCGCCAGCAGGGCCTTGCCCAGTGCCAGGCTGGCGACCACGATGAGGATGACCTGGCTGCTCAGGGCATGGGCGGCGTCACGCCAATCGAGGCAACGGGTGGCGATCATCAGCAGCACGCCGGCCAGTGCGGTATAGACGATGGGCAACCAGCCGAGAGCCGCTGGCAGTACGATCCCGGCCATGATCGCCAGCGCCAGCGGGGCACGGTCACTGTGCGGCAGCTCGGTGGTGGCATCCAGCACCAGCACCTGGGCTTCGCGCTTGAGTCGCGCGATCTGTTCGCGGCTGCCCTGGACCAGCACGATGTCGCCGACTTTCAGGCGGATATCGCGGATGTCGCGGCGCAGCAGGCGCGGCTGCCAGCCGGGACGGTGCAGCGCCAGGGTGAACAGCTGGTAGCGTTCGACAAAGTGAGACTGGGTCAGTGTCGCGCCCTCCAGCGACGAGCCCTGGGTGACCACCACCTCGGCCAGCTGCTGGTCTCCGGCTGCCAGCGGGTGATCCTCGTCCACCGGGGTGTCGCCAGCCCACAACTGGCCATCGAGTACCGTCTCGTATTCCTTCAGTCGGTCGGGC
The sequence above is a segment of the endosymbiont of unidentified scaly snail isolate Monju genome. Coding sequences within it:
- a CDS encoding sigma-54 dependent transcriptional regulator, which gives rise to MSDNNLAIEAMRRGAFDFIRKPIEKVELDTTLENALRQYRLSRQVAIVSEELHADIDQIVGKSPAILDVCKTIGAVASRQAPVLITGESGTGKEIVAKAIHYHSGRPGIFLAVNCSALAEGVLESELFGHEKGSFTGATARKEGRFELAADGTLFLDELGEMPLALQAKLLRVLQDGTFERVGGTQTLHSGARIIAATNRDLEALIREGSFREDLFYRLNVVHIHLPPLRERKEDMPLLIEHLLARINARQHTRIRHIAEPALRKLRDYDWPGNIRELENILTRAAVLARGDTITPELILLAEAPPADKEEDPGQVRLVSLETVEREHVTSVLHHVRWHRGKACEILGISRPALDRTIKKYGLDRTSRP
- a CDS encoding sensor histidine kinase — encoded protein: MMKIRWTPAKVSLLSLLLMGVVVLGIGIPGLQFTIDYLYAQMERHAVEHNREVASHVESLLAPRVAVEETERLRLLQRVMAIYGAFGYRLFLLDEQGRLLADSHSPMVGPRPVASTWLRTLREGAAPGVARAEDEQGHPLLIWFESLRSERYPGQRFLLGVASDQQRFLQFMQEVHRNLDVLLVLTYLAIGGVGLFALRFIGRAYERRLEAEVDERSRALRQAHREMLEQTRLATIGQTAAVLAHEMRNPLSSIKLALSGMQDQSPLPERAKRRIDLVVGEVDRLDQLLTQTLDYARPLQFGDRPVAIDDVIDRVIEQQRPLLEQAELRLVRKHCPDCRLERVDENKLYQALLNGVRNALEASPRGGCIEVSLEMVSENELLLRICNEGETLERQVVERAFEPFFTTKPRGSGLGLGLVRRIVEEHGGTVCLEARPGGGACLKMALPREVPAKESRVDDPDGSPKSGSRPGSD
- a CDS encoding SLC13 family permease; the encoded protein is MARGRGTGITMRIMPASMPPYRMEQSMPGPHAIATLTLTAVALILFTRERLALETSSLFVLVALLLGFELFPYTHEGVRLEAHEFLLGFGHEALVAVCALMIAGQGLVRTGALEPVGRLLARAWGTAPALSLALTLVVGAVFSAFVNNVPIVVLLLPILVSVSLRTGNAASRVLMPMGFATLLGGMATTIGTSTNLLVVSVAAEMGLERFGMFDFLLPVSIAGGAGLLYLWLIAPRLLPARDSQLGDTSPRVFTAQLLLPEGSWADGRPLRELVEKAGDELPVLRILRGEHAQLLPLPDAVLRAGDRLLLSDTPDRLKEYETVLDGQLWAGDTPVDEDHPLAAGDQQLAEVVVTQGSSLEGATLTQSHFVERYQLFTLALHRPGWQPRLLRRDIRDIRLKVGDIVLVQGSREQIARLKREAQVLVLDATTELPHSDRAPLALAIMAGIVLPAALGWLPIVYTALAGVLLMIATRCLDWRDAAHALSSQVILIVVASLALGKALLATGAADWLAGLFVEGTRGTPPAALLSGLMLLMAIFTNIVSNNAAALIGTPIAIGIARQLGLPEEPFVLSVLFGANMSYATPIAYKTNLLVMSAGGYRFGDFLRVGVPLTLIMWAVFSWLLPQLYPLT
- a CDS encoding SHOCT domain-containing protein, with product MVLFWGVIILLVVVLVKVLSGLGNDRGGGGDAEDDPLKILEQRFARGEIDEEEFERRRRRLRGG
- a CDS encoding heavy metal translocating P-type ATPase is translated as MSPGMCRQQGERMMKAGNDKDPVCGMSVSPDTKWRGVHGDREWLFCSEDCRARFLMAPDRYAAAASKHEAHSCAHGETEGHGQHGEQREGVLYTCPMHPEVRQQGPGNCPKCGMALEPAAPAAPARRTEYVCPMHPEVVTDAPGNCPKCGMDLEPRDVAVQPEDDTELRDMTRRFVFSSTLAVPVFLLAMVADLAPGWLPSALSMREVQWLEFVLATPVVLWGGWPFFVRGWRSVVSWNLNMFTLIGLGVSVAWLYSVVALLFPAMFPLTMRSPEGTVPVYFEAAAVITALVLLGQVLELRARSRTNSAIRMLLELAPNTARRVYPDGREEDVALEQVQVGDRLRVRPGEKVPVDGEVIEGNSVVDESMVTGEPVPVAKEPGDALIGATINGNGSLLMQARKVGADTLLSQIVRMVSEAQRSRAPIQKLADQVSAWFVPAVVLVAVATFLTWWGLGPEPRLAHAVVNAVAVLIIACPCALGLATPMSIMVGTGKGALLGVLFKDAEGLEVMRQVDTLVVDKTGTLTEGHPELVTVHTVDGHEADRLVNLAAGLEMASEHPLAAAIVRGARQRGLTPVAPDGFQAHTGKGVTGEVDGVKVALGNARLMQELGIDIAPVAAEAERLRGEGQTVMLLAVDGHIAALLGVADPIKSSTPEAIADLHAEGVEIVMLTGDSRATAEAVARRLGIDRIEAEVLPEHKAEAVRRLQAQGRIVAMAGDGINDAPALAQAHVGIAMGAGTDIAMESAGVTLVKGDLRGIVRARRLSRAVMRNIRQNLFFAFVYNAAGVPVAAGVLYPVFGLLLSPIVAATAMSFSSVSVIANALRLRRLKL